From the Mahella australiensis 50-1 BON genome, the window TATCTCAGCTCCCATCGCAGCTAATCCTTTAAGATGTAAGTCTATAGGCCTGGCCCCTATGGCACATCCTCCCGGCATGGATATCCTTACCCTGCCGAGACGAGCAAGTATAGGCCCCATTACCAAAAAAGATGCCCGCATCTTTTTAATCAATTCATAGGGGGCCTGATAGCTGACCAGGTCCCCCATATCTATATAAAGTACGCTGCCGGACAATTTTAAGCGCGCTCCAAAGTGCTGCAGCATTTTCATCATAACGCGCATATCATCCAGCAGAGGTACGCCCTCTATAATGCTGCGGCCCGATGACAGCAATGACGCTGCCATAATAGGCAGGACAGCATTCTTGGAACCGTTTATCTTTATTCTGCCCTTCAAAGGCTGACTCTTGTGAATAACGAACGCATCCTCCACTTCTCGATGCCTCCCAAACTTTATTGCAAGTTTTAAACCCACTAATCATTATACGCTATTATCGCGCCTTCGGTTACTTTAATACTCTACTGTAATAAGCGGCATGCCCAGCCATACGTCAGTACGGTTATCATATGAGTTATATCGCGCAGCAAGCTGCATATTGGCCTTGCGTCCCTTTATATCCACATAATGCCTTATAGAAGGACTATAAGCGGTCGTACTGTGCAGCTTTTCGGATTTTATGCCCTCTACATATTGTGCATTCAACGACTTAAAAGCAACGCTATTCAATCTATCGAGCGTTTGCTGTCTGGCCTCGCCTTTAATATACCCTTTCAACGCAAGGCTCATATGAATATTTTCGCTATACTGCTTCAGTCCTTTTTCTATAGATTTTACAATATCATCCAACTTAGCGTTTTGAATATCGCCACAGGCATTTACGGTTATATAACTTTGCGTATCGTCAACATCATCCGACATTCGAACCGATACGGATACATTATCGCTATATATTTTTATCCAATGTTGTGCCTCATCGTCTACGACATCACATCTATAAGGCGATTTTATGATATCTATAGCTTTTGCTACATCATTGCCCAACTGCCTGATCTGCGTACCATCGTGTTCCTTATTATTTACGTTAATCCACGCATTGATACTATAAATTTCTGGCATTATGTCCATATTCATAAATGCTTTTTGTATTTGTGCGACATCATCGGCCCATGATGTATTTACAGACGCATAACCTGCCATAATAAGCGTCATGAGCAGTGCGATTGCCACAAAAATAATGTTGCGCATTAAATTCTCCTCCAACCATAGTGTATATAATGAAGTATTGCCACGAGATGGCGTTTTATACTGGCATGAATTTAAGCGATGAGTTTTTGATACACTACTAAAATAATATTAGCATCAGAAAGGCGTGATAGATGTGAAAGCAAGTGTCGATCCAGAATTATGCATAAGTTGCGGCGTATGTATAGACATATGCCCCGAAGTTTTCGATTGGGATGATGACGGCCTTTCCCATGTCATAGTGGATGAAATCCCTGAAGAATTGGAAGATACCGTTGATGAGGCCGCAAATCAATGCCCAACCGAGGCCATTTTGGTTGAACGTACCGCGTTTAGTCGTAAATAATATATTTTACCCAGGAGGTTATACCGCTAAATGGAGTCCAGTTTTTCGGCAGAACAATTGTTAAATAATATCATATCTCAACAATATATAGTCTCGGATAAAAGCAGGCCTATAGATATTGTGGTAGGCATACCGTTTCATAACCAGAAAGAATCGGTATGCTCTATAATATCCAGTGCTATAAACGGCTTAAAGAAGTATTACAGTGACTTAAACTGCATCATAGTTTGCGTCGGAGCTTATGATGATGAAGATATAATAAAATCGATAGGCGATAAACCCGACGACAATATAGCAATAGTACCCTTTGTTATGCCTGAAGAATTATCGGGTAAGGGATGGCAAGTACGTGCGATACTGGAAATAGCTCGAATGTATCGAGCCGATGTATTAATGTTCGAAGATGACCTTATGCGGCCAACACAAAAAAATACCGCAGAGAATCATCCCGAGTGGATAAAGATGATGCTTGAGCCTATACGTTATGGAAATTACGATATAGCCATAGCCTCTTTCCAGAGAAATTATCCTGATAATGCCATATCGTTCTATATAGTTAAACCGATCATAGCCGCATTATATGGGTTCGACATAGATGACCCCATAAGCGGCGTATGGGCCGTAACCTGCGATATAGGGGACAAATTGGTTCGACAGATAGGAGAAACATGGCATACCGATATGGCCGGTTATGGCATAGATACCGTGACGGCATGTATATTCGCCACATCGCGCAGCAACATCTGCAGCGTCAGATTGGGATGGCGACCGGATAAACCTATGCTTCATGAAAGCGATGTTATACTGCGCGATACGGTCGTAACCCTGTTTGAACGCATAAAACACGATGAAGATATTTGGAGAACCCCTCGTTTATTTATAGAGCATCCAGATACCTATGGATTCGGTGACGGACAATGGTTTGTCCAGCCTACGGCAAAATCCGACGATATATTGCGAACATTCAGAAACAACTTTATGCATTATCGTAATATCTGGCCTCATATATTGCCTGAGAGGCTTCACGAACAAGTAGAGCGATTATCTATATCCGAATCGGCTAACTTCACATGGGATGAAGATTTGTGGGCCAGGGTTACATATGATATTATACTGGCATATCAGCGTGGCGGAACGCTGTCGCCTGACGAAGTAATTTCATCTTATATGGTGCTTTACAGCGGTTATTTGGCTAGCCGCCTTCAACAGATGGAAACTATAGCCTCGCCGGAACATCTGGAGATCGCCGCCATGGTAGCAGAACGCTCCAAACAGCTTCAAACCGACGCTTTTGTAAGATACAAGGATGAATTTATAAAAGGTTGGAAACAAATCCAGTCCAGAAGGCTACCACTGCTACCGCGCATAAACTACATGGAGTTTATACCCAATATGCCCATAATACTGCCGCATGAGATACAATACAGACAAAACCGCAGCGCCAATACCATAATCATATACCAGAATCTTCTGCATAGCTATTCCGATCGATTTTGCAATTGGGTAAGTAAACGTCTCAACATATCTCAAATAGCCGATTCGCAGCAGATAGGCAAAGCCATAGCCGATCTGATGCAACGAACCGAAGATACTGTTATACCGTCTTGCATAAACGGCGATATATATGCCACAGATACTTTACAATCCTTCATGGATTCAATAATGATTGCCTTTCCGCACAATAAAGTTTTTACGCTTAAAAGCGATATAATAAAGCAACTTTTAGAGATGTTCCCTCCTATAAACCTTATGGTAAACAGAGGCTACGATACCGTAGCCGAGCTGTTGCATGATATGGAACCTGCCGACGCCATGGCTTTAGCTTCATTGACCGATGAACAATTATTT encodes:
- a CDS encoding YwmB family TATA-box binding protein yields the protein MRNIIFVAIALLMTLIMAGYASVNTSWADDVAQIQKAFMNMDIMPEIYSINAWINVNNKEHDGTQIRQLGNDVAKAIDIIKSPYRCDVVDDEAQHWIKIYSDNVSVSVRMSDDVDDTQSYITVNACGDIQNAKLDDIVKSIEKGLKQYSENIHMSLALKGYIKGEARQQTLDRLNSVAFKSLNAQYVEGIKSEKLHSTTAYSPSIRHYVDIKGRKANMQLAARYNSYDNRTDVWLGMPLITVEY
- a CDS encoding ferredoxin, which encodes MKASVDPELCISCGVCIDICPEVFDWDDDGLSHVIVDEIPEELEDTVDEAANQCPTEAILVERTAFSRK
- a CDS encoding glycosidase, translating into MESSFSAEQLLNNIISQQYIVSDKSRPIDIVVGIPFHNQKESVCSIISSAINGLKKYYSDLNCIIVCVGAYDDEDIIKSIGDKPDDNIAIVPFVMPEELSGKGWQVRAILEIARMYRADVLMFEDDLMRPTQKNTAENHPEWIKMMLEPIRYGNYDIAIASFQRNYPDNAISFYIVKPIIAALYGFDIDDPISGVWAVTCDIGDKLVRQIGETWHTDMAGYGIDTVTACIFATSRSNICSVRLGWRPDKPMLHESDVILRDTVVTLFERIKHDEDIWRTPRLFIEHPDTYGFGDGQWFVQPTAKSDDILRTFRNNFMHYRNIWPHILPERLHEQVERLSISESANFTWDEDLWARVTYDIILAYQRGGTLSPDEVISSYMVLYSGYLASRLQQMETIASPEHLEIAAMVAERSKQLQTDAFVRYKDEFIKGWKQIQSRRLPLLPRINYMEFIPNMPIILPHEIQYRQNRSANTIIIYQNLLHSYSDRFCNWVSKRLNISQIADSQQIGKAIADLMQRTEDTVIPSCINGDIYATDTLQSFMDSIMIAFPHNKVFTLKSDIIKQLLEMFPPINLMVNRGYDTVAELLHDMEPADAMALASLTDEQLFASISEWIKQNVRPEYFAWNDIKMLAVKPNECPTLKYTFVNKLTGRVLACCIPNGTGGLFPRLRYFIRLCKHMVELTHWSYIWSHFADERRKFGKKIINSISSPRGKDLLSAFNILEDWHQIDVASGIAYMAGKSQDKTSADILGSIAEGYRLGITLPDATFMPCSAWTWSSYSFKGGKNIPSPATLHVERDAFTHELLQEICRALNMKPSSIIDCIIEMAGRGETDKDISEVLFDINPGTEADIATARKSIYMPQPPAAQLTRYNDNPILTPSADNDWESRYTLNAAALRIKDSVYLLYRAVGSDGISRLGLAVTDGFKVLERLSHPVFYPVLVEEQRGCEDPRLTIIDGQIYMTYTAYDGVIAQIATASISIDDFISGKADAWQRHGMAFPRFADKDAIIFPEKTKYGYAIYHRTEPSIWLSYSPTPYCPWPREGHRIVAGPRSGLMWDARKIGAGAPPIKTKYGWLLIYHGIDKNLVYRLGTLLVDISDPSHVIYRSPNPILSPEDSYEKGESGKSWVPNVVFTCGAVPMQDKEVLDINDEIIVYYGAADTVLCAAVGRVGPLIGMG